Genomic segment of Thermoplasmata archaeon:
TTCGTCTCCGCGCTCCGGTCCCAGGATCGGGCGCGGAATAATCCGGCGTAGCAGGCCGCTACCGGCGGGCGGGCCGTTCTCGGCCCGTCCGGGAAAGACCTGCGGTGGAAGGAAACATGAGCGGAGCGGGAGCGCGGGCGGAACGGGACAGCGAGCGAGAGCGACGGACCGCCCGCCTGGGCCTACTGAGCGACGTGGTGTGGAGGACGACCGAGTTCTTCCACGACGAAGGATTCACCCAGCTTTTGCCGGTCATGCTCGGCCGGAGCACCGATCCGCTGGGGCCGGATCCGGGCTCTTCGGTGCTCACGACGGTCGAGTTCGACTACCTCGGCCAGCGATTCTACCTCATGAACTCGATGATCCTGCACAAGCAGGTCGCCGTCCGCGACGTCGGCAAGATCTGGATCCTTTCGCCCAACGTTCGGCTGGAGCGACCGGAGCGCCGGGCCTCGCGGAAACACCTGTTCGAGTTCACCCAGGCCGACTTCGAGATACCGAACTCGACCGCCGCCGACGTCCGGGCCCTCGTCGAGCGGTTCTTCTCGCGGATCGGCGGCGCATTGCGCGAGCATCCCTCGTTCGGGCAGCTCGGAGTCGAACCGCCGGAGTTCCGGCCACCGTGGAAGGTGTACACGACCCACGAGCTCGAGGCGCGGTACGGCGCGGACTGGGAAGAGAGCGCGTCACGGGACCACGATCAGCCGTTCTGGGCGGTCTGCCACCGACGGGAGTTCTATGATCGAGAGGACC
This window contains:
- a CDS encoding asparagine synthetase A — its product is MSGAGARAERDSERERRTARLGLLSDVVWRTTEFFHDEGFTQLLPVMLGRSTDPLGPDPGSSVLTTVEFDYLGQRFYLMNSMILHKQVAVRDVGKIWILSPNVRLERPERRASRKHLFEFTQADFEIPNSTAADVRALVERFFSRIGGALREHPSFGQLGVEPPEFRPPWKVYTTHELEARYGADWEESASRDHDQPFWAVCHRREFYDREDPGEPGHFRNYDLVYPGGFGEALSGAEREWEPERIRSRIARDGIPHAAFRAYLEQSEGLISSAGAGFGIERLTRFLLQSDHVGDVQLFRRVPGEPAAL